From the genome of Nitrososphaerales archaeon:
CCTGATTCGCGATTTCAACCTGGCTCGGGTGTATCAACATTCTACCTTCCATTCCAAACTGCTTACCAATCTCACAATCCTTTCTAAAACCTTCAAGGTCTCCAATATCCGGATACGGATAATCGATCGCTATTATACCAGCGGCCCTCGCAGCTTGGCCTATCCTCATCCTCGGATAGAGGCTCTCCAAAGCCTCTTTCGTCATCTTCACACGCATATCTCTTGTATAATCCACAGCACCATATGCGATAGAGTTGACCCTCGGGCTCGCGGTCGCTGCTTCATATACGAATTCTAAACCTTTGGCCGTTTCAATAAGAAGTTGTATCGCTATGGGCTTTTTGATACCTCTTTGCTTCTCTAACTCTTCGAGCTTCTTCTCCAACCTCTTTACTTGCTCAGCACCTTCACACTTCGGTAAGCATACACCATCGAGCCCCTCTTGAACAACGGCATCCAAATCCTCTTCAGTAAGTCCGGTAAGCCAACCATTTACCCTTACAT
Proteins encoded in this window:
- a CDS encoding CoA ester lyase, with protein sequence MVVMRSVFYVPGNNWRFIEKAPTIPADVITLDLEDSVPPAEKETARFMVKDSIKRIKELSGTDVYVRVNGWLTGLTEEDLDAVVQEGLDGVCLPKCEGAEQVKRLEKKLEELEKQRGIKKPIAIQLLIETAKGLEFVYEAATASPRVNSIAYGAVDYTRDMRVKMTKEALESLYPRMRIGQAARAAGIIAIDYPYPDIGDLEGFRKDCEIGKQFGMEGRMLIHPSQVEIANQVYRPSDEDIRYAKEACMVFEKAMQEGRAAIEFRGKMVDIATYDGLKAILEMAKAIEEKERIRKERSKTTL